The Castellaniella sp. genome includes a window with the following:
- a CDS encoding TnsA endonuclease N-terminal domain-containing protein has protein sequence MSNTPKTPRSRTVITPSGGIVRGKFPSRKAARMVHHEGLLELGACLFFELSPRVISYQEQPPKIQYADNDRLRVYTPDFELVLDDGNTVLVEVKLAAILARPEIRQKYDLISGHMQRDDQPFSILTDECIRREPRLSNLHLAYRALAAHSPSQARLESFLPQLIALQNPSIHLVNSILRPHKISAFDLFAGGYMTCDLTQPLNSSTLVSISEERDYDWIQLSKELSL, from the coding sequence ATGTCCAATACACCAAAAACCCCGCGATCACGCACGGTGATCACCCCATCTGGGGGAATCGTAAGAGGGAAATTCCCTAGCCGGAAAGCAGCCCGGATGGTCCACCACGAAGGCCTCTTGGAGCTTGGGGCATGTCTATTTTTTGAACTCTCGCCGCGTGTCATCTCGTACCAAGAGCAGCCACCGAAAATCCAGTACGCGGACAATGACCGCCTACGCGTCTACACCCCTGACTTTGAGTTGGTTCTCGACGACGGTAATACCGTACTCGTCGAAGTAAAACTTGCTGCCATTCTGGCTCGCCCAGAAATTCGCCAGAAATATGACCTGATCTCTGGCCACATGCAGCGCGACGACCAGCCATTCAGCATCCTTACTGACGAATGCATACGGAGGGAGCCGCGCCTCAGCAATCTACACCTTGCTTATAGAGCACTGGCCGCACACAGTCCCTCACAAGCACGCCTGGAGAGCTTCCTACCTCAGCTTATTGCTCTACAGAACCCGAGCATTCACTTGGTCAACTCAATACTGAGGCCTCACAAGATATCCGCCTTTGACCTCTTTGCAGGTGGATATATGACCTGTGATTTAACACAGCCGTTGAATTCTTCAACACTGGTTTCCATCAGCGAGGAGCGTGATTATGACTGGATTCAGCTTTCAAAAGAACTCTCGCTTTGA
- a CDS encoding Mu transposase C-terminal domain-containing protein encodes MTGFSFQKNSRFEHHSEEYKVQRINPDQTSVVAERIIDGQIFCLNINDLLNAFGDGNLRFLNAASNGDEPPLCQRPISELNGFTRAELDRRLAYVAAIRDASPDSMTPESIMPIRDAVARKIADPKPPSFTSIYRWVGCAALQRDFRALIPRYDRRGPKNVRQPSRVVELFEEAAERAFGSSPQATVKRVREELFTLISKENSLRPKNQQYRIPGKSTCYRLFSRLDQYQVSVLREGKRIAMRKFKLSGKGAETSRILERAELDHTPLDLFLIDEKTQLPLGRPTLTMLLDHYSRMPLGYYLGFNAPSTAAVLAALRHAILPKKKQQSSIGLEIKGDWPCHGIPETLVVDNGLEFHSQALEFLAFTLGMRIQYCPKKQPQFKGCVERYLKTINYSFTHLVPGTSFSKYYERGDYDPQEHAVLTLGEFQELLEKWFIDVYAKTVHSTLGTTPLEKWTSSAKSYIPKLPESAQKLISEMGIPCTRHLRHDGLRLHGIYYSGEDLAPILRKFGPGTELTLSYDPSDLGSIRVFDPVSHEIAYTAYAKNFYYANGLSLNQHRLIRQELVRQGRSAEDPVELEQEKQALREKIAELAVSKKHSKRRLAARLRGAQKQVESAKPRIARSVIEKPTPKTSPSFKKSALDAGNRPRIGTFKMHNPGVM; translated from the coding sequence ATGACTGGATTCAGCTTTCAAAAGAACTCTCGCTTTGAGCACCATAGCGAGGAATATAAGGTGCAGCGAATTAACCCTGACCAGACCAGTGTTGTGGCAGAGCGCATCATTGATGGACAGATTTTCTGTCTAAACATCAACGACCTTCTAAACGCCTTCGGTGATGGAAACCTCCGATTTCTGAACGCTGCATCAAATGGTGATGAGCCTCCGCTATGTCAGAGGCCCATCTCTGAGCTAAACGGTTTCACGCGAGCCGAGCTGGATAGGAGGCTCGCCTATGTGGCGGCAATACGGGATGCGTCTCCAGACAGCATGACGCCGGAATCAATCATGCCGATACGGGATGCCGTAGCGAGAAAAATTGCTGACCCGAAGCCGCCAAGCTTCACAAGCATTTATCGGTGGGTAGGCTGTGCCGCACTGCAGCGTGACTTCAGGGCACTGATACCGCGCTACGACCGCCGTGGGCCGAAAAATGTTCGACAGCCCTCACGAGTCGTAGAGCTATTTGAAGAGGCAGCAGAACGGGCTTTCGGCAGTAGCCCTCAAGCCACCGTGAAGAGAGTGCGGGAAGAGCTATTCACGTTAATAAGCAAAGAAAATTCTCTACGCCCGAAAAATCAACAATACAGAATCCCCGGAAAATCAACCTGTTATCGCCTTTTTTCACGACTAGATCAATATCAGGTATCTGTTTTACGCGAAGGAAAGAGAATCGCTATGCGGAAATTCAAACTTTCTGGAAAAGGTGCCGAAACCTCTCGAATTCTCGAACGGGCGGAGCTGGACCATACTCCACTTGATTTATTTTTGATCGACGAAAAAACCCAGTTGCCGCTGGGCAGACCTACGCTGACTATGCTGCTGGATCACTATAGCCGCATGCCTCTTGGTTATTATTTGGGATTCAATGCGCCCTCTACGGCGGCAGTTTTAGCCGCATTGCGCCATGCCATCCTGCCCAAAAAAAAACAGCAGTCGAGTATTGGGTTAGAGATAAAAGGTGATTGGCCGTGTCACGGCATTCCAGAAACACTCGTCGTCGATAACGGCTTGGAATTTCATAGCCAAGCGCTGGAATTTTTGGCATTCACCTTGGGAATGCGTATTCAGTATTGTCCTAAAAAACAACCGCAGTTTAAGGGGTGCGTTGAGCGCTACTTAAAAACGATCAACTACTCGTTCACGCATCTCGTACCAGGCACGTCATTTTCTAAATACTATGAACGGGGGGACTACGACCCTCAGGAACATGCCGTGCTGACCCTAGGTGAATTTCAGGAATTGCTGGAGAAATGGTTTATTGACGTATATGCAAAAACCGTTCACAGCACCCTAGGAACGACACCGCTGGAAAAATGGACCTCTAGCGCAAAAAGCTACATCCCCAAACTGCCTGAATCCGCTCAGAAGCTGATCAGTGAAATGGGTATACCCTGCACGCGACATTTACGACATGACGGTCTCCGGCTGCACGGCATCTATTACAGCGGTGAGGATTTAGCTCCGATTCTACGTAAATTTGGGCCTGGAACAGAACTCACCCTCTCCTACGACCCCAGTGATCTCGGGTCGATTCGGGTTTTTGATCCCGTCTCGCACGAAATTGCATACACCGCCTACGCAAAAAATTTTTACTACGCCAACGGACTCTCGCTCAATCAGCATCGGTTGATTCGCCAGGAACTCGTGCGCCAGGGACGATCCGCAGAAGACCCAGTTGAGCTGGAGCAGGAAAAGCAGGCGCTCCGGGAAAAAATAGCGGAACTTGCCGTCAGCAAAAAACACTCGAAAAGGCGCTTGGCCGCACGCCTACGTGGAGCGCAAAAACAGGTTGAATCAGCTAAGCCTAGGATAGCCAGATCCGTCATTGAAAAGCCCACCCCCAAAACATCTCCGTCTTTCAAAAAGTCGGCTTTAGATGCAGGAAACCGGCCAAGAATCGGCACATTCAAAATGCACAACCCAGGGGTGATGTAA